A region of Pseudomonas marginalis DNA encodes the following proteins:
- a CDS encoding L-serine ammonia-lyase, protein MSLSVFDLFKIGIGPSSSHTVGPMRAAARFVEGLKRDNLLSATTGIKVELYGSLGATGKGHGSDKAVLLGLEGEHPDTVNTETVAARLAQMRGDGRLNLLGEHSIAFNEKEHLAMIRKPLAYHPNGMIFRAFDAAGIQIRSREYYSVGGGFVVDEDAAGADRIVEDATPLTFPFKHAKDLLGHCTTYGLSISQVMLTNESAWRPEAQTRAGLLKIWQVMQDCVAAGCRNEGILPGGLKVKRRAAALHRQLCKNPESALRDPLSVLDWVNLYALAVNEENANGGRVVTAPTNGAAGIVPAVLHYYMRFIPGANEDGVVRFLLTAAAIGILYKENASISGAEVGCQGEVGVACSMAAGALCEVLGGTVSQVENAAEIGMEHNLGLTCDPIGGLVQVPCIERNAMGSVKAINAVRMALRGDGQHFVSLDKVIRTMRQTGADMKSKYKETARGGLAVNIIEC, encoded by the coding sequence ATGTCTTTAAGCGTGTTCGACCTGTTCAAGATTGGCATCGGCCCCTCCAGTTCCCACACCGTCGGCCCCATGCGTGCGGCCGCTCGGTTCGTCGAGGGCCTCAAGCGTGACAACCTGCTGAGCGCCACCACCGGCATCAAGGTGGAACTCTATGGCTCCCTCGGCGCCACCGGCAAAGGCCACGGCAGCGACAAGGCCGTGCTGCTGGGCCTGGAAGGCGAACACCCGGACACCGTGAACACCGAAACCGTGGCCGCACGCCTGGCGCAGATGCGCGGCGACGGTCGCTTGAACCTGCTCGGCGAACACAGCATTGCGTTCAACGAGAAAGAACACCTGGCGATGATTCGCAAACCCCTGGCCTACCACCCCAACGGCATGATTTTTCGTGCCTTTGATGCGGCGGGTATCCAGATCCGCAGCCGCGAGTACTACTCGGTGGGCGGCGGTTTTGTGGTGGATGAAGACGCCGCCGGTGCGGACCGGATCGTCGAAGACGCCACCCCACTGACGTTCCCGTTCAAGCATGCCAAGGACTTGCTCGGCCATTGCACCACCTACGGTCTGTCCATCAGCCAGGTGATGCTGACCAATGAAAGTGCCTGGCGCCCGGAAGCGCAAACCCGTGCCGGCCTGTTGAAGATCTGGCAGGTGATGCAGGACTGCGTGGCAGCCGGCTGTCGCAACGAAGGCATCTTGCCCGGCGGCCTGAAGGTCAAGCGTCGTGCCGCCGCCTTGCATCGCCAGTTGTGCAAGAACCCGGAGTCGGCCCTGCGCGACCCGTTGTCGGTGCTGGACTGGGTCAACCTGTACGCCCTGGCCGTCAACGAAGAAAACGCCAACGGCGGGCGCGTGGTCACGGCGCCCACCAACGGCGCGGCCGGGATTGTGCCGGCGGTGCTGCATTACTACATGCGCTTTATCCCCGGCGCGAATGAAGACGGCGTGGTGCGCTTTCTGCTCACCGCCGCCGCCATCGGGATTCTGTACAAGGAAAACGCGTCGATCTCCGGGGCCGAAGTCGGTTGCCAGGGTGAAGTCGGCGTGGCCTGCTCCATGGCCGCTGGCGCGTTGTGCGAAGTATTGGGCGGTACGGTTTCCCAGGTGGAAAACGCCGCCGAGATCGGCATGGAACACAACCTCGGCCTGACCTGCGACCCGATTGGCGGGCTGGTGCAGGTGCCCTGCATCGAGCGCAATGCCATGGGCTCGGTGAAGGCCATCAATGCGGTGCGCATGGCCTTGCGTGGCGACGGGCAACACTTCGTCTCGCTGGACAAGGTCATCCGCACCATGCGCCAGACCGGCGCCGACATGAAAAGCAAATACAAGGAAACCGCCCGTGGCGGTTTAGCGGTCAACATTATCGAGTGCTGA
- a CDS encoding cold-shock protein translates to MADRQSGTVKWFNDEKGFGFITPESGPDLFVHFRAIQGNGFKSLKEGQKVTFVAVQGQKGMQADEVQAEG, encoded by the coding sequence ATGGCTGATCGTCAGAGCGGTACCGTCAAGTGGTTTAACGACGAGAAAGGGTTTGGTTTTATCACTCCAGAAAGCGGTCCGGATCTGTTCGTGCATTTCCGCGCTATTCAAGGCAACGGCTTCAAAAGCCTGAAGGAAGGCCAGAAGGTCACCTTCGTTGCAGTTCAAGGCCAGAAAGGCATGCAGGCTGACGAAGTACAAGCAGAAGGCTGA
- the nadA gene encoding quinolinate synthase NadA: MTHISERLLVQAHLDAKQPKALSAEEEASLRAAIAAELKAQDAVLVAHFYCDPVIQALAEETGGCVSDSLEMARFGAAHPAKTVLVAGVRFMGETAKILTPEKRILMPTLEATCSLDLGCPVDEFSAFCDQHPERTVVVYANTSAAVKARADWVVTSSCALEIVESLMDNGETIIWGPDKHLGTYIQRQTGADMLLWDGACIVHEEFKSKQLEDMKALYPDAAILVHPESPTSVIELADAVGSTSQLIAAAQRLPNKTFIVATDRGIFYKMQQLCPDKVFVEAPTAGNGAACRSCAHCPWMAMNTLERTLQCLREGSNEIFVEPSVIPHAVRPLKRMLDFTQAARLRLAGNA, from the coding sequence ATGACGCACATTTCCGAACGCCTACTGGTTCAAGCCCACCTCGACGCCAAGCAGCCCAAGGCCCTCAGCGCCGAGGAAGAGGCGAGCCTGCGTGCCGCCATTGCTGCCGAGCTCAAGGCTCAGGACGCGGTGCTGGTTGCCCACTTCTATTGCGATCCGGTGATCCAGGCCCTGGCCGAAGAAACCGGCGGCTGTGTCTCCGACTCCCTGGAAATGGCCCGCTTCGGCGCAGCCCACCCGGCCAAGACCGTACTGGTCGCCGGTGTACGTTTCATGGGCGAGACCGCCAAAATCCTCACCCCCGAAAAACGCATCCTCATGCCGACCCTGGAAGCCACCTGCTCCCTGGACCTGGGGTGTCCGGTGGATGAGTTTTCGGCGTTCTGCGACCAGCATCCCGAACGCACCGTGGTGGTGTATGCCAACACCTCGGCGGCGGTCAAGGCCCGGGCCGATTGGGTGGTGACCTCCAGCTGTGCGCTGGAAATCGTCGAAAGCCTGATGGACAACGGCGAGACCATCATCTGGGGCCCGGACAAGCACCTGGGTACCTACATCCAGCGCCAGACCGGCGCCGACATGCTGCTGTGGGACGGTGCGTGCATCGTCCACGAGGAGTTCAAGTCCAAGCAGTTGGAAGACATGAAGGCGCTGTACCCGGACGCAGCGATCCTGGTGCACCCGGAATCGCCGACCTCGGTGATCGAACTGGCCGACGCGGTGGGCTCCACCAGCCAATTGATTGCGGCGGCACAGCGGCTGCCGAACAAGACCTTCATCGTGGCGACCGACCGCGGCATCTTCTACAAGATGCAGCAGCTGTGCCCGGACAAGGTCTTCGTCGAAGCGCCCACGGCCGGTAACGGCGCCGCGTGCCGCAGTTGCGCACACTGCCCGTGGATGGCGATGAATACGCTGGAGCGCACGCTGCAGTGCCTGCGTGAGGGCAGTAACGAGATCTTCGTCGAGCCGTCGGTGATTCCTCACGCCGTGCGACCGCTCAAGCGCATGCTGGATTTCACCCAGGCTGCGCGCCTGAGGCTGGCCGGTAACGCCTGA
- the gcvP gene encoding aminomethyl-transferring glycine dehydrogenase: MTINLSTANEFIARHIGPRQEDEQQMLASLGFDSLEALSASVIPESIKGTSVLGLEDGLGEAEALARIKAIASQNQLFKTYIGQGYYNCHTPSPILRNLLENPAWYTAYTPYQPEISQGRLEALLNFQTLISDLTGLPIANASLLDEATAAAEAMTFCKRLSKNKGSNAFFASVHSHPQTLDVLRTRAEPLGIDVVVGDERELTDVSRFFGALLQYPASNGDVFDYRALTERFHTANALVAVAADLLALTLLAPPGEFGADVAIGSAQRFGVPLGFGGPHAAYFSTKDAFKRDMPGRLVGVSVDRFGKPALRLAMQTREQHIRREKATSNICTAQVLLANIASMYAVYHGPKGLTQIAKRIHQLTAMLAKGLTALGLKVEQAHFFDTLTLHTGADTAALHDKARAQRINLRVVDAERVGLSVDETTTQADIETLWTIFANGKALPDVNATVDSRLPAALLRQSPILSHPVFNRYHSETELMRYLRKLADKDLALDRTMIPLGSCTMKLNAASEMIPVTWAEFGALHPFAPAEQSAGYLQLTSDLEAMLCAATGYDAISLQPNAGSQGEYAGLLAIRAYHQSRGEARRDICLIPSSAHGTNPATANMAGMRVVVTACDARGNVDIEDLRAKAIEHREHLAALMITYPSTHGVFEEGIREICGIIHDNGGQVYIDGANMNAMVGLCAPGKFGGDVSHLNLHKTFCIPHGGGGPGVGPIGVKSHLTPFLPGHAAMARKEGAVCAAPFGSASILPITWMYISMMGGAGLKRASQLAILNANYISRRLEEHYPVLYTGSNGLVAHECILDLRPLKDSSGISVDDVAKRLIDFGFHAPTMSFPVAGTLMIEPTESESKEELDRFCDAMIAIREEIRAVENGTLDKDDNPLKNAPHTAAELVGEWSHPYSREQAVYPVASLIEGKYWPPVGRVDNVFGDRNLVCACPSIESYA; the protein is encoded by the coding sequence ATGACCATCAATCTCAGCACCGCCAATGAGTTCATCGCCCGCCACATCGGCCCGCGCCAGGAAGATGAGCAGCAGATGCTCGCCAGCCTGGGCTTCGATTCCCTGGAAGCCCTGAGCGCCAGCGTGATCCCGGAAAGCATCAAGGGCACCAGCGTGCTCGGCCTGGAAGACGGCCTGGGCGAAGCCGAGGCCCTGGCCAGGATCAAGGCCATTGCCAGCCAGAACCAACTGTTCAAGACCTACATCGGCCAGGGCTACTACAACTGCCATACGCCGTCGCCGATCCTGCGCAACCTCCTGGAAAACCCGGCCTGGTACACCGCCTACACCCCCTACCAGCCAGAAATTTCCCAAGGCCGCCTGGAAGCGCTGCTGAACTTCCAGACCCTGATCAGCGACCTCACCGGCCTGCCGATCGCCAACGCCTCGCTGCTCGATGAAGCCACCGCCGCCGCCGAAGCCATGACCTTCTGCAAGCGCCTGAGCAAGAACAAGGGCAGCAACGCCTTCTTCGCCTCGGTCCACAGCCACCCGCAAACCCTCGACGTACTGCGCACCCGTGCCGAGCCGCTGGGCATCGACGTGGTGGTCGGCGATGAGCGCGAACTGACCGATGTCAGCCGGTTCTTCGGCGCCCTGCTGCAATACCCGGCCAGCAACGGTGACGTGTTCGACTACCGCGCGCTGACCGAGCGTTTCCATACCGCCAACGCCCTGGTGGCCGTGGCTGCCGATCTGTTGGCCCTGACCCTGCTGGCCCCGCCGGGTGAGTTCGGCGCCGATGTGGCAATCGGCAGCGCGCAACGCTTCGGCGTGCCGCTGGGCTTCGGTGGCCCGCACGCGGCGTACTTCTCCACCAAGGATGCGTTCAAGCGCGACATGCCGGGGCGTCTGGTCGGTGTGTCGGTAGACCGCTTCGGCAAGCCGGCCCTGCGCCTGGCCATGCAGACCCGCGAGCAACATATCCGCCGCGAGAAAGCCACCAGCAACATCTGCACCGCGCAAGTGCTGCTCGCCAACATCGCCAGCATGTATGCCGTGTACCACGGGCCCAAGGGCCTGACCCAGATCGCCAAGCGCATTCACCAGCTGACCGCGATGCTCGCCAAGGGCTTGACCGCGCTGGGCCTCAAGGTCGAGCAGGCACACTTCTTCGACACCCTGACCCTGCACACCGGCGCCGACACCGCTGCGCTGCACGACAAGGCCCGCGCCCAGCGCATCAACCTGCGCGTGGTGGACGCCGAGCGGGTTGGCCTTTCGGTCGACGAAACCACTACCCAGGCCGATATCGAAACCCTGTGGACGATCTTTGCCAATGGCAAAGCCCTGCCGGACGTCAACGCCACGGTGGACAGCCGCCTGCCCGCCGCATTGCTGCGCCAGTCGCCGATCCTCAGCCATCCGGTGTTCAACCGTTATCACTCGGAAACCGAGCTGATGCGCTACCTGCGCAAGCTGGCGGACAAGGACCTGGCCCTGGACCGCACCATGATCCCGCTGGGCTCGTGCACCATGAAGCTCAACGCCGCCAGTGAAATGATCCCGGTGACCTGGGCCGAGTTCGGTGCCCTGCACCCGTTCGCCCCGGCCGAGCAAAGCGCCGGCTACCTGCAACTGACCTCCGACCTGGAGGCCATGCTCTGCGCGGCCACCGGGTATGACGCGATCTCCCTGCAGCCGAACGCCGGTTCCCAGGGCGAGTACGCCGGCCTGTTGGCCATCCGTGCCTATCACCAGAGCCGTGGCGAAGCACGTCGCGACATCTGCCTGATCCCATCGTCGGCCCACGGCACCAACCCGGCCACCGCCAACATGGCCGGCATGCGTGTGGTGGTTACCGCCTGCGACGCCCGTGGCAACGTCGACATCGAAGACCTGCGCGCCAAGGCCATCGAGCACCGTGAGCACCTCGCCGCGCTGATGATTACCTACCCGTCCACCCACGGCGTGTTCGAAGAAGGTATCCGCGAAATCTGCGGGATCATCCACGACAACGGCGGCCAGGTGTACATCGACGGCGCCAACATGAACGCGATGGTTGGCCTGTGCGCACCGGGTAAGTTCGGCGGCGACGTGTCCCACCTGAATTTGCACAAGACCTTCTGCATCCCCCACGGCGGTGGCGGCCCGGGCGTTGGCCCGATTGGCGTCAAGTCCCACCTCACGCCCTTCCTGCCCGGCCACGCGGCCATGGCGCGCAAGGAAGGCGCGGTGTGTGCGGCACCGTTCGGCAGTGCAAGCATCCTGCCGATCACCTGGATGTACATCAGCATGATGGGCGGCGCAGGCCTCAAGCGCGCGTCGCAGCTGGCGATCCTGAATGCCAACTACATTTCCCGTCGGCTCGAAGAGCACTACCCCGTGCTGTACACCGGCAGCAACGGCCTGGTGGCGCACGAATGCATCCTCGACCTGCGCCCGCTGAAGGACAGCAGCGGCATCAGCGTGGATGACGTGGCCAAGCGCCTGATCGACTTTGGCTTCCACGCCCCGACCATGTCGTTCCCGGTGGCGGGTACGCTGATGATCGAGCCGACCGAAAGCGAGTCCAAGGAAGAACTGGACCGCTTCTGCGACGCGATGATCGCCATCCGCGAAGAAATCCGCGCGGTGGAAAACGGCACCCTGGACAAGGACGACAACCCGCTGAAAAACGCACCACACACCGCGGCGGAACTGGTTGGCGAATGGAGCCACCCATACAGCCGTGAACAAGCGGTGTACCCGGTCGCTTCGTTGATCGAAGGCAAGTACTGGCCACCGGTTGGCCGGGTTGACAATGTGTTTGGTGATCGCAATCTCGTATGCGCATGCCCTTCAATCGAGAGCTACGCGTAA
- a CDS encoding RDD family protein, producing MSKPLLSPQGEFPAVGLGRRLAAMFYDFLLCTALLIVTAFIYKLVWIAFVGEARMRTLTESGALDGDPLLSTILFFVLFGFFAKFWTHSGQTLGMQVWGVRVQNADGSRISLWQALLRFVVSIASWLCVGLGFVWSLFDKHKRSWHDIYSDTQLVRIPKQKK from the coding sequence ATGTCCAAACCCTTGCTGAGTCCCCAAGGCGAGTTCCCCGCCGTTGGCCTGGGCCGTCGCCTGGCAGCGATGTTCTATGACTTCCTGTTGTGCACCGCGCTGCTGATCGTCACCGCGTTTATCTACAAGCTGGTATGGATCGCGTTCGTGGGCGAAGCCAGGATGCGCACCCTCACCGAATCCGGCGCACTGGACGGTGACCCGCTGCTGTCGACGATTCTGTTCTTTGTGCTGTTTGGTTTCTTTGCCAAGTTCTGGACCCATTCCGGGCAAACCCTGGGCATGCAGGTCTGGGGCGTGCGCGTGCAAAACGCCGACGGCTCGCGGATCAGCCTGTGGCAGGCGCTGTTGCGCTTTGTGGTGTCGATTGCGTCATGGTTGTGCGTGGGGCTGGGGTTTGTCTGGTCGTTGTTCGACAAGCACAAACGCAGCTGGCATGACATCTACTCGGATACGCAGTTGGTGCGCATCCCGAAGCAAAAGAAATAA
- the gcvT gene encoding glycine cleavage system aminomethyltransferase GcvT: MSTETLLKTPLHALHLELGARMVPFAGYDMPVQYPLGVMKEHLHTREQAGLFDVSHMGQIRLTGANAAKALETLVPVDIIDLPVGMQRYAMFTNDQGGILDDLMVANLGNDELFLVVNAACKDQDLAHLRQHIGEQCRIEPLFEERALLALQGPAAVKVLARLAPEVTRMTFMQFAPVRLLGVDCYVSRSGYTGEDGFEISVPAASAESLARSLLAEDEVQAIGLGARDSLRLEAGLCLYGHDMNTETTPIEASLLWAISKARRTDGARAGGFPGADRIFTQQQTGVSRKRVGLLPQERTPVREGAEIVDEHGSVIGSVCSGGFGPSLGGPLAMGYLDSAFTALDTEVSALVRGKKVPLRVSKMPFVPQRYYRG; encoded by the coding sequence ATGTCCACCGAAACCCTGTTGAAAACCCCATTGCACGCCCTGCACCTCGAGCTGGGTGCACGCATGGTGCCCTTCGCCGGCTACGACATGCCGGTGCAATACCCACTGGGCGTGATGAAGGAGCACCTGCACACCCGTGAACAGGCCGGGCTGTTCGACGTGTCCCACATGGGCCAGATCCGCCTGACCGGCGCCAATGCCGCAAAGGCCCTGGAAACCCTGGTGCCGGTCGACATCATCGACCTGCCGGTCGGCATGCAGCGCTACGCCATGTTCACCAATGACCAGGGCGGCATCCTCGACGACCTGATGGTGGCGAACCTGGGTAACGACGAACTGTTCCTGGTAGTCAACGCGGCCTGCAAGGACCAGGACCTGGCGCACCTGCGCCAGCATATCGGCGAGCAGTGCCGCATCGAGCCGCTGTTCGAAGAACGCGCGCTGCTGGCCCTGCAAGGCCCGGCCGCAGTGAAGGTATTGGCGCGCCTGGCCCCGGAAGTCACCCGGATGACCTTCATGCAATTCGCCCCGGTGCGCCTGCTGGGCGTGGACTGCTACGTCAGCCGCTCGGGCTACACCGGTGAAGACGGTTTTGAAATCTCCGTGCCTGCCGCCAGCGCCGAAAGCCTGGCGCGCAGCCTGCTGGCCGAGGACGAAGTGCAGGCCATCGGCCTGGGCGCCCGTGACTCGCTGCGCCTGGAAGCCGGCCTGTGCCTGTACGGCCACGACATGAACACTGAGACCACCCCGATCGAAGCCAGCCTCTTGTGGGCAATCTCCAAGGCCCGACGCACCGACGGTGCGCGTGCCGGTGGCTTCCCGGGTGCCGACCGCATCTTCACCCAGCAGCAAACCGGTGTAAGCCGCAAGCGCGTAGGCCTGCTGCCCCAGGAACGCACACCCGTACGTGAAGGCGCAGAGATCGTCGACGAACACGGCAGCGTGATCGGCAGCGTGTGCAGCGGTGGCTTTGGCCCGAGCCTGGGTGGCCCACTGGCCATGGGTTACCTGGACAGCGCATTCACCGCACTGGACACCGAAGTCTCTGCGTTGGTGCGTGGGAAAAAAGTGCCACTTCGTGTAAGCAAAATGCCATTTGTGCCGCAACGTTACTATCGTGGCTGA